Proteins from a genomic interval of Fulvitalea axinellae:
- a CDS encoding replication initiation protein, with the protein MPIETVKKVTLIQPNQVTNAKYSFSKIQKNILYHVISELQPRMTKGEVKMEETKITLKLRDIDTNRNYQRVIDECKKMMRKQISYVLNKDNGKSTIVLATTVAAVTHDHGSEEISFILPSYAMPFFCYYGALGFTSYQKVLALSLKSTYSKRFYELCNRWKDKGGFTIPLKELREMLELENKYPKISHFRARVMDPAQKELQEVADVWFEYELSKFKSRSYNRISFKIFQRNAKGEAVRKDPSKATKKEKYSYVVRFLYLTFPAHHSNKAVEITDALMKMKYLDEVYSRFMRLERDLNLGKKNRADIERVTRFILKEDFELE; encoded by the coding sequence ATGCCAATTGAGACAGTCAAAAAAGTGACTTTGATACAGCCGAATCAGGTCACAAACGCCAAGTATTCCTTCTCCAAAATACAGAAGAATATACTCTACCATGTGATCTCCGAATTACAGCCCAGAATGACCAAAGGAGAGGTCAAAATGGAAGAGACAAAAATCACCCTAAAACTAAGGGATATTGACACGAATAGGAACTACCAAAGAGTCATCGACGAATGTAAAAAGATGATGAGGAAGCAGATTTCCTATGTGTTGAATAAGGACAACGGGAAATCTACGATAGTCTTAGCGACAACAGTCGCCGCCGTCACTCACGATCACGGATCGGAGGAGATCTCGTTTATTCTTCCCTCCTATGCCATGCCTTTCTTCTGTTACTACGGAGCGCTCGGTTTTACGAGCTATCAGAAGGTTTTGGCCCTATCCCTTAAATCAACCTACTCTAAGCGATTCTACGAGCTCTGTAACCGCTGGAAGGACAAAGGGGGCTTCACCATTCCACTTAAGGAACTTCGCGAGATGCTGGAGCTAGAGAACAAGTATCCTAAGATTAGCCATTTCAGGGCGCGGGTGATGGATCCAGCGCAGAAGGAGCTTCAGGAAGTCGCTGACGTATGGTTCGAATACGAGCTCAGCAAATTCAAGTCAAGATCATACAATAGGATTAGCTTCAAGATATTCCAACGCAACGCAAAAGGGGAAGCCGTAAGGAAGGATCCAAGCAAGGCTACCAAGAAGGAGAAGTACAGCTATGTCGTCCGATTCCTGTACCTCACGTTCCCCGCACACCACAGCAACAAGGCCGTCGAAATTACGGACGCTTTGATGAAAATGAAGTACCTGGACGAGGTGTACAGTCGCTTTATGCGCTTGGAGCGGGACCTCAATTTAGGGAAGAAAAACAGGGCCGATATCGAGCGTGTAACCAGGTTTATT